The following proteins are encoded in a genomic region of Colletotrichum higginsianum IMI 349063 chromosome 9, whole genome shotgun sequence:
- a CDS encoding N1-acetylpolyamine oxidase, with protein sequence MAPSVAPTPKSAMGSRPSREQVPAEAWESFKLTIRHLYLEERRPLKEVMQIMADQYGFQATPKMYKTRFSQWGFVKNNTEDEVKRLLSMKFQRDAEGKVSEFVRNGRVVNLGTYLKRKGVTEYDLVDFETPAQLPSYVRCRTPTPPPAPGYLRSPDLIRAQETIVGNMRKALLHCRQFEVETDRQVGWTSIMLWGAGSSDMFADANKKFEMGEHDAGGHLLMRAFKRLEMDLKQLSPQGIKELLLGMVHRDAGMMTAMCKYLAAYSTTNFERSHPLRQTFSALYEVQQKHGPITLSELVWGCIPTIAEELEAIYGRRHPYVARTWIDLAIFYNHANPERLEKLLMELQPLRREIAGRHGQGSADDLALRYAVVQLMQAAWPNGDNTRSEALDLWAAMRSAGLVFPVRGAEHNTFCYHSPLKVDPWDRRCRDRYDVGTQFFQQHCGIKVLPYFEEDMHYTEHAPDSHSALAAALGHMAPSKFSLI encoded by the exons ATGGCACCCAGCGTGGCACCGACGCCAAAGTCCGCCATGGGTAGTCGGCCGTCACGGGAACAGGTTCCTGCCGAGGCATGGGAGTCCTTCAAGCTGACCATTAGGCACTTGTATCTGGAAGAGCGGCGGCCGCTGAAAGAGGTCATGCAAATCATGGCCGATCAATATGGGTTTCAAGCAAC GCCGAAGATGTATAAGACGAGATTCTCGCAGTGGGGATTTGTCAAGAATAACACCGAGGACGAAGTGAAGAGGCTGTTGTCGATGAAGTTCCAGCGCGATGCGGAAGGCAAGGTGTCGGAGTTTGTGCGGAACGGCAGGGTGGTCAACCTGGGCACGTATCTCAAGAGGAAAGGTGTGACCGAGTACGATCTCGTCGACTTTGAAACGCCAGCTCAACTTCCGTCCTACGTGCGATGTCGCACCccgacaccgccgcccgctccGGGCTATCTGCGATCACCAGACCTGATCCGAGCGCAGGAGACGATTGTTGGCAACATGAGGAAGGCGCTTCTGCACTGCCGCCAGTTCGAGGTGGAAACTGACAGGCAGGTCGGATGGACGTCGATTATGCTCTGGGGCGCCGGGTCGAGCGACATgttcgccgacgccaacaaGAAGTTCGAGATGGGCGAGCACGACGCGGGCGGGCATCTACTGATGAGGGCCTTCAAGCGACTGGAGATGGACCTCAAGCAGCTGTCGCCCCAAGGCAtcaaggagctgctgctggggaTGGTGCATCGCGACGCGGGCATGATGACGGCCATGTGCAAGTACCTGGCGGCCTACTCGACGACCAACTTCGAACGGTCTCATCCCCTGCGACAGACCTTTTCCGCCCTGTACGAGGTGCAACAGAAGCACGGGCCGATCACGCTCTCGGAGCTGGTCTGGGGTTGCATCCCCACCATCGCTGAagagctcgaggccatctACGGACGGCGCCACCCGTACGTTGCGCGGACGTGGATCGACCTGGCCATCTTCTACAACCACGCCAACCCCGAACGACTCGAGAAGCTGCTCATGGAGCTCCAGCCGCTGCGCAGAGAGATCGCGGGCCGTCACGGGCAGGGCAGCGCGGACGACCTTGCGTTGCGGTACGCCGTGGTGCAGCTGATGCAGGCAGCCTGGCCCAACGGCGACAACACGAGGTCGGAGGCGCTGGATCTgtgggcggcgatgaggagcGCCGGGCTCGTCTTCCCCGTGCGAGGGGCGGAACACAACACGTTCTGCTATCACAGTCCGCTCAAGGTGGACCCGTGGGACAGACGATGCAGAGACCGGTACGACGTCGGAACCCAGTTCTTCCAGCAGCATTGCGGCATCAAGGTGCTGCCGTACTTCGAAGAGGACATGCACTACACGGAACACGCCCCCGACTCTCACTCGGCGCTGGCAGCAGCTCTGGGACACATGGCGCCGTCCAAGTTTTCGCTCATCTGA